In Castanea sativa cultivar Marrone di Chiusa Pesio chromosome 6, ASM4071231v1, a single window of DNA contains:
- the LOC142638246 gene encoding heterodimeric geranylgeranyl pyrophosphate synthase small subunit 2, chloroplastic-like produces the protein MARAFLHLNGNQTFHILSRSSVTRASLPHRSMMVTMSQNQSYWASINADIEAHLKQAIPLRPPLQVFEPMHHLVFAAPQNPAPALCIAACELVGGHRDQAMAAASTLHLMQAASFTHEQLPLTDRPRPKTRPTIHHAYGPNIELLLGDGMIPFGFELLARSNDLVQNNSDRILRVTIEIARAIGSQGMIEGQHYELECPQSEGEELCDIGWIEQVCKKKEGEVHACGAACGAILGGGSEEEIEKLRRFGLYVGTIQGMLHGAGKLEKELMKEVEELRNLALKELEEFEGGKVEAISSFVNV, from the coding sequence ATGGCTAGAGCTTTCCTCCACCTTAATGGAAATCAAACTTTCCATATTCTCTCGAGATCTAGTGTTACCCGGGCATCCTTACCACATAGGTCTATGATGGTCACCATGTCCCAAAATCAATCCTATTGGGCCTCCATAAATGCCGATATTGAAGCCCATCTCAAGCAAGCCATTCCTCTACGGCCTCCACTTCAAGTCTTTGAGCCCATGCACCATTTGGTTTTTGCAGCCCCACAAAACCCAGCCCCAGCCCTGTGTATTGCCGCGTGTGAACTCGTTGGCGGACACCGAGACCAAGCCATGGCGGCGGCTTCCACACTCCACCTGATGCAGGCGGCTTCTTTCACTCACGAGCAACTTCCGCTAACTGACAGGCCTAGGCCCAAGACTAGGCCCACGATCCACCATGCATACGGCCCAAACATAGAGCTTCTCTTGGGGGATGGCATGATACCATTTGGGTTTGAGTTGTTAGCCAGATCCAATGACCTGGTCCAAAACAACTCGGACCGAATTTTGCGGGTGACAATTGAAATTGCACGTGCCATAGGCTCACAAGGTATGATTGAGGGACAACACTATGAATTGGAATGCCCTCAATCGGAGGGGGAGGAATTATGTGACATAGGGTGGATTGAGCAAGTGTGCAAGAAAAAGGAAGGTGAGGTACACGCGTGTGGCGCTGCGTGTGGGGCAATATTAGGAGGGGGAAGTGAGGAGGAAATAGAGAAGCTAAGAAGGTTTGGTCTCTATGTTGGAACCATTCAAGGAATGTTACATGGGGCTGGAAAATTAGAAAAGGAATTAATGAAAGAGGTGGAAGAACTCAGAAATTTGGCACTCAAGGAGTTGGAGGAATTCGAGGGAGGAAAGGTTGAGGCCATTTCTAGCTTTGTTAATGTTTAA